In Barnesiella propionica, a single genomic region encodes these proteins:
- the ilvC gene encoding ketol-acid reductoisomerase — MAVMNFGGVDENVVTREEFPLEKAREVLKNETIAVIGYGVQGPGQSLNLRDNGFNVIVGQRKGSKTWDKAVADGWVPGETLFEIEEAVERGTIIEYLLSDAAQIEVWPTVKKHLTAGKTLYFSHGFAITYKDRTGIVPPADIDVVLVAPKGSGTSLRRMFLQGRGLNSSYAIFQDASGKAKEKVIALGIGVGSGYLFETTFKREVYSDLTGERGTLMGAIQGIFAAQYETLRANGHTPSEAFNETVEELTQSLMPLIAENGMDWMYANCSTTAQRGALDWWKKFRDATKPVFEELYDEVAKGNEAQRSIDTNSKPGYRDGLNQELKDLRESEMWQAGMVVRKLRPENN; from the coding sequence ATGGCTGTTATGAATTTTGGCGGAGTTGACGAGAATGTAGTTACCCGCGAGGAATTTCCTTTGGAGAAAGCAAGAGAAGTATTGAAGAATGAAACTATAGCCGTAATAGGTTATGGAGTACAGGGTCCCGGTCAAAGCCTGAACTTGCGAGATAATGGATTTAATGTTATCGTAGGACAGCGTAAGGGTTCTAAAACCTGGGATAAAGCTGTGGCCGACGGTTGGGTTCCCGGAGAGACGTTGTTTGAAATAGAAGAAGCTGTAGAACGGGGTACGATTATAGAATATCTTCTTTCCGATGCTGCCCAGATAGAAGTGTGGCCTACTGTCAAGAAACATCTGACTGCCGGGAAGACTCTTTATTTCTCTCACGGGTTCGCTATTACTTATAAAGACCGTACAGGGATCGTTCCCCCCGCCGATATAGATGTTGTGCTTGTTGCTCCTAAAGGTTCGGGAACGAGCTTGCGCCGTATGTTCCTTCAAGGCAGAGGTTTGAATTCCAGTTATGCTATCTTCCAGGATGCGTCCGGAAAGGCGAAAGAAAAAGTCATAGCCCTGGGAATAGGGGTAGGTTCGGGTTATTTGTTCGAAACTACCTTTAAACGTGAGGTATATTCCGACCTGACCGGAGAACGGGGCACGTTAATGGGAGCTATTCAGGGGATATTTGCTGCACAATACGAGACATTGCGGGCTAACGGGCATACGCCGTCAGAAGCTTTCAATGAAACGGTCGAAGAGCTTACGCAGTCCCTTATGCCCCTTATTGCCGAGAATGGTATGGACTGGATGTATGCCAATTGTTCGACGACAGCTCAGCGGGGAGCTTTGGACTGGTGGAAGAAATTCAGGGATGCAACGAAACCTGTGTTTGAAGAATTGTATGATGAGGTGGCTAAGGGTAATGAAGCCCAGCGTTCTATCGATACGAACAGTAAACCCGGATATCGTGACGGACTTAACCAGGAATTGAAAGACCTCCGCGAGAGTGAAATGTGGCAGGCCGGTATGGTAGTCCGCAAATTGCGTCCTGAAAATAATTGA
- a CDS encoding Cbp1 family collagen-binding glycoprotein adhesin: MKKIIAAACIAASLFTFSCTNRSAETAKLQHENDSLMQLNEQTKAEFNDMLQLMNEVEDGFRQIKEAENYLVSQKNATGEVNLSTREKLKNDMSLVTETLLKNKEKLEALQKQLSNSRYQSSELKKTVERLTAEIDTKTAMIVSLQEELAKKDVRITELDEAVGQLSGKVENLTSVNTQQQEVLESQDKALNMVFYVFGTNKELKDEKIVKGGGLFSSKKIMDGDFNKAYFTKSDLRKLKEIPLEAKKAKVLTNHPDGTYEFVKGSDGMLTFVITQPENFWSLGRYLVIEVD; the protein is encoded by the coding sequence ATGAAAAAGATTATCGCCGCCGCATGTATCGCGGCATCCTTATTTACATTTTCCTGTACCAACCGTTCGGCTGAAACAGCAAAATTACAGCATGAAAACGACTCTCTTATGCAACTGAACGAACAGACAAAAGCAGAATTCAACGACATGCTGCAATTAATGAACGAAGTAGAAGACGGGTTCCGTCAGATCAAAGAAGCCGAAAATTATCTCGTTTCCCAAAAGAATGCGACCGGAGAGGTTAATCTTTCTACCCGGGAAAAACTAAAAAACGACATGTCTCTGGTAACCGAAACATTGTTGAAGAACAAAGAGAAACTGGAAGCTTTGCAAAAACAGCTTTCAAACAGCCGTTATCAGTCTTCGGAATTGAAAAAAACAGTAGAACGCCTTACTGCTGAGATCGACACTAAAACTGCAATGATTGTTTCTTTGCAGGAAGAACTGGCAAAAAAAGACGTACGTATCACCGAACTGGATGAAGCTGTAGGACAGCTTTCCGGAAAAGTGGAAAACCTTACATCTGTAAATACCCAGCAGCAAGAAGTACTGGAATCGCAAGACAAAGCCTTGAACATGGTATTTTACGTATTCGGAACCAACAAAGAGCTGAAAGATGAAAAAATAGTAAAAGGCGGCGGCTTGTTCAGCAGTAAAAAAATAATGGATGGTGATTTCAATAAAGCCTATTTCACGAAAAGTGACTTACGCAAACTTAAAGAAATACCTTTAGAGGCTAAGAAAGCAAAAGTTCTGACCAATCATCCCGACGGTACGTACGAATTCGTAAAAGGTAGCGACGGTATGTTGACGTTTGTAATTACCCAACCCGAAAATTTCTGGAGTCTGGGTCGTTACCTGGTTATCGAAGTAGATTAA
- a CDS encoding permease has protein sequence MIQRFADWLVYNIFGLDALTALGEAINFFFYDTIKILILLFFISVIMGIINAYFPIERLRNYLTSRKLYGLQYFFAALFGAITPFCSCSSIPLFIGFVKGGIPLGVTLAYLITSPLVNEVAVAMFIGTFGLRITTIYVISGILLGMVGGFILGKMKLEPYLSDWVKQIQQNSTSDSGTWEKEHTPFLKRLPIIMQEAWGIVRGVLLYILIGIGIGAFMHGYVPEGFFEQYMSKENWFAVPLSVILAVPMYANAAGIVPVIEVFVSKGIPIGTAIAFMMAVVGLSLPEATLLKKVMTWRLIGIFFGLITLFIIVLGYLYNIIL, from the coding sequence ATGATACAAAGATTTGCTGATTGGCTGGTGTATAACATCTTCGGCTTGGATGCTTTGACAGCTTTGGGAGAAGCTATTAACTTCTTCTTTTACGATACGATAAAGATTTTAATATTATTATTTTTTATCAGCGTGATAATGGGCATTATTAATGCCTATTTCCCGATAGAACGTTTACGCAATTACCTGACTTCTCGCAAACTATATGGACTGCAATATTTCTTTGCCGCCTTATTTGGAGCTATCACCCCGTTCTGCTCCTGCTCTTCCATACCGTTGTTTATCGGATTTGTGAAAGGGGGCATTCCTTTGGGGGTAACCCTTGCCTATCTGATAACCTCGCCTTTGGTAAATGAGGTTGCCGTTGCCATGTTTATCGGCACTTTTGGGCTGCGCATTACTACTATCTATGTGATTAGCGGCATTCTGCTGGGTATGGTAGGCGGATTTATTTTAGGAAAGATGAAGCTGGAACCTTATTTGAGTGATTGGGTGAAACAAATACAGCAAAACTCGACTTCCGACTCTGGAACATGGGAAAAAGAGCATACTCCTTTTCTGAAACGACTGCCAATTATCATGCAAGAAGCGTGGGGGATTGTCAGAGGAGTGCTTCTGTATATTCTTATCGGCATTGGTATCGGTGCGTTTATGCATGGTTATGTGCCGGAAGGATTTTTTGAGCAGTATATGTCTAAAGAAAACTGGTTTGCTGTTCCCCTTTCTGTAATACTCGCAGTGCCCATGTATGCCAATGCTGCCGGAATAGTACCGGTGATTGAAGTATTTGTATCCAAAGGTATTCCCATAGGAACGGCAATCGCTTTTATGATGGCGGTAGTTGGGCTTTCACTTCCCGAAGCCACGCTGTTGAAAAAAGTAATGACTTGGCGTTTAATCGGCATCTTCTTCGGATTGATAACTTTGTTTATTATAGTATTAGGTTATCTTTATAACATCATATTGTAA
- a CDS encoding thymidine kinase, whose translation MIIAENNYETSKRGSIEVICGSMFSGKTEELIRRLKRAKIARQQVEIFKPAIDVRYSEEEIVSHDSNSIRSTPVDNSGSILLLAAGVDVVGIDEAQFFDEGIVNVCSELANQGTRVIVAGLDMDFKRVPFGPMPSLLSIADDVTKVHAICVKCGHLANYSYRLVDNDKRVLLGEKNEYQPLCRRCYLQQLGDKEPVAVPGKES comes from the coding sequence ATGATTATTGCAGAAAATAATTACGAGACGAGCAAGAGGGGAAGTATCGAAGTAATATGCGGCTCGATGTTCTCAGGAAAGACAGAGGAGCTGATACGCCGCTTAAAAAGAGCAAAAATAGCCCGTCAGCAGGTGGAAATATTTAAACCTGCCATAGACGTGCGTTATTCCGAAGAAGAAATCGTATCTCACGACAGTAATTCCATACGCTCAACGCCTGTCGATAATTCGGGGAGCATATTATTGCTCGCTGCGGGAGTGGATGTCGTAGGAATAGATGAGGCACAGTTCTTTGACGAAGGGATCGTGAACGTATGCAGTGAACTGGCAAATCAGGGAACGCGGGTCATTGTGGCCGGGCTCGATATGGACTTTAAACGTGTTCCTTTCGGACCGATGCCGAGCTTGCTCTCCATCGCCGACGATGTGACGAAGGTACATGCGATATGTGTGAAATGCGGTCATCTGGCAAATTATTCTTATCGTCTTGTCGACAATGACAAACGGGTGTTGCTGGGTGAAAAAAATGAGTACCAGCCTTTATGCCGCCGTTGCTATTTGCAGCAGCTGGGAGATAAAGAACCGGTTGCCGTACCGGGGAAAGAATCGTAG
- a CDS encoding HEPN domain-containing protein, whose amino-acid sequence MKDSIDFLPGYAREDLKRIVESVLEKIPTCEMIILYGSYARGTFVEYDERLEFGIPTFFMSDYDLLVITSGINVKEAGKILDDIDREYYKRPRNQVPVQFINEDIKKFNSDLSEGRYFYATIKREGIMLYDSKKYKLERSRKLNYQEIAQQAQEYFNDKMNRVNEFLIDAQSAFKRKSYTQSSFYLHQSCENLFYTINLVHTLDNGKQHNLQKLFRATRNYSPELAAIFSFNKEEDKRLFEILKRAYVEARYNPDFVVTQEDIDALFPKVEKLRDVVSKVCKAQIESYREMK is encoded by the coding sequence ATGAAAGATTCGATCGATTTTTTACCCGGTTACGCCCGGGAAGATTTGAAACGAATTGTTGAATCCGTATTGGAAAAAATTCCGACATGCGAAATGATTATCCTCTATGGCAGCTATGCCCGGGGGACTTTTGTAGAATATGACGAGCGGCTGGAATTCGGCATTCCTACCTTTTTTATGAGCGACTACGACCTGCTGGTCATTACCAGCGGTATCAACGTAAAAGAAGCCGGGAAAATACTCGATGACATCGACCGTGAATATTACAAGCGTCCCCGCAATCAGGTCCCTGTACAATTTATTAACGAGGATATAAAAAAATTCAACTCCGACTTGTCAGAAGGACGGTATTTTTACGCCACGATCAAGAGAGAAGGTATTATGCTATACGACAGTAAAAAATACAAGCTGGAACGTTCCCGGAAACTAAACTACCAGGAGATAGCACAACAAGCGCAGGAATATTTCAATGATAAAATGAACCGGGTTAATGAATTTCTTATAGATGCACAATCGGCATTTAAACGGAAAAGTTATACTCAATCCTCTTTTTATTTACATCAGTCCTGTGAAAATTTATTTTATACAATTAATCTGGTACATACGTTAGATAATGGAAAGCAGCATAATCTGCAAAAACTATTCCGGGCTACCCGGAATTATTCACCGGAACTGGCCGCTATATTTTCTTTCAACAAAGAAGAAGATAAACGGCTATTTGAAATATTGAAACGGGCATATGTAGAAGCTCGCTATAATCCCGATTTCGTAGTTACCCAAGAAGATATAGATGCTTTGTTTCCCAAAGTGGAAAAATTACGCGATGTAGTTTCCAAGGTCTGCAAAGCGCAAATCGAATCGTACCGGGAAATGAAATAA
- a CDS encoding aromatic aminobenezylarsenical efflux permease ArsG family transporter: MEYLQTWLDNSEIPIITAFLLGLLTAVSPCPLATNITAIGFISKDINNRSRIFTNGILYTLGRVLAYSALGAILIAILRKGADMFAIQKGISEWGELLLAPALMLIGLFMLFGDKLQLPKFGFSATEKTEKLKGSWGSLLLGILFAMAFCPTSGLFYFGMLIPMSAIESEGYLLPVIFASATGLPVMLVAWILAYSVAGIGKFYNRVQVFQKWFNYVVAVLFILAGIYYELINLGVI, from the coding sequence ATGGAATACTTACAAACATGGCTGGATAATAGTGAAATACCTATTATTACCGCTTTTCTGCTCGGTTTGCTGACGGCTGTAAGTCCTTGTCCATTGGCTACCAACATTACCGCTATCGGATTTATCAGTAAAGATATAAATAACCGCAGCCGGATATTTACAAATGGTATTCTATACACTTTAGGGCGTGTATTGGCTTATTCTGCATTAGGCGCAATACTTATCGCAATACTCCGGAAGGGTGCGGATATGTTTGCCATACAAAAAGGTATCAGCGAATGGGGAGAACTGCTGCTTGCTCCTGCTTTGATGTTGATAGGGCTGTTTATGCTATTCGGAGATAAATTGCAATTACCTAAGTTCGGATTTTCCGCTACTGAAAAGACAGAAAAACTAAAAGGCTCATGGGGTAGTTTGTTGCTGGGGATATTGTTTGCCATGGCATTTTGTCCTACCAGTGGGTTATTCTATTTTGGCATGCTTATTCCCATGTCTGCAATAGAAAGTGAAGGATATTTGTTGCCTGTCATTTTTGCATCGGCAACAGGGCTTCCGGTTATGCTTGTCGCTTGGATTTTGGCATACAGCGTAGCAGGAATAGGAAAGTTTTATAATCGGGTACAAGTTTTTCAAAAGTGGTTTAATTACGTTGTAGCTGTGCTGTTTATCTTGGCAGGCATTTATTATGAATTGATTAATTTAGGTGTAATATGA
- the dacB gene encoding D-alanyl-D-alanine carboxypeptidase/D-alanyl-D-alanine endopeptidase encodes MMNSRWIMMILALVIAGAWEKSYANKAEDFAENESLRSATVGICVMDVKNGKVLSHYNDRQGITPASVMKLVTSATAIKLLGPSFRFHTPVYYTGKIDAKGVLHGDLIIRGSGDPTLGSRYSLQRPGLFLDNTLEAVKRAGICRIEGRIIADDSLFGDEAVSPKWMVEDLAWDYGCGISSLNYADNNYTLTLRSGEPGTTPQIASSRPDIPGMSYSNRLQSIAGKGEIRIYGAPYSLHRDLSGTIPARKESYKLSCSIPDPALYLAQTLSEALDSAGIYITQLPVTFRYLRENQYPLPSPTGNTLLEFASDSLGYIIHSMNVRSDNMYAECLLKRLGLEQTGKAATDNGTDVIRSFWHRNGIDTCSLIMYDGSGLSAANKFSARFICDVLMQTARDASISGIFVPSLPLAAKEGTVRTLLSGTKLAGKLRLKSGSMARVHCYAGYYTDKKNQYAIAILINNFNGSRADLKKNIEKFLLNLFPDK; translated from the coding sequence ATGATGAACTCAAGATGGATTATGATGATACTGGCCCTGGTAATAGCAGGAGCATGGGAAAAATCGTACGCAAACAAAGCCGAAGATTTTGCAGAAAATGAATCTCTGCGTTCCGCAACGGTAGGAATATGCGTCATGGACGTAAAAAACGGTAAAGTCCTCTCTCATTATAACGACAGACAAGGGATCACTCCTGCTTCTGTCATGAAACTGGTAACATCCGCGACTGCCATAAAGTTGCTCGGTCCTTCTTTCCGTTTCCACACGCCTGTTTACTATACGGGAAAAATAGATGCGAAAGGGGTTTTGCACGGCGATCTCATTATCCGGGGAAGCGGAGATCCTACCTTGGGCTCCCGGTATTCCTTGCAACGACCCGGTTTATTTCTGGACAATACGCTGGAAGCTGTAAAGCGAGCCGGAATATGCAGAATCGAGGGACGGATCATTGCCGATGATTCGTTATTCGGGGACGAAGCCGTTTCTCCCAAATGGATGGTGGAGGACCTGGCCTGGGATTACGGATGCGGAATATCATCGCTTAATTACGCCGATAATAACTATACACTAACGTTACGTTCCGGAGAGCCGGGTACAACTCCGCAGATCGCCAGCAGCCGGCCCGATATACCCGGCATGAGCTATTCCAACCGTTTACAAAGTATAGCCGGAAAAGGAGAAATACGTATCTATGGCGCACCTTATTCCCTGCACCGGGATCTCTCTGGAACTATTCCCGCCCGTAAAGAGTCCTACAAACTATCTTGTTCCATCCCCGATCCCGCCCTTTATCTGGCTCAAACACTTTCGGAAGCTTTGGACAGTGCCGGAATATACATCACACAGCTCCCTGTCACATTCCGGTATTTACGCGAAAACCAATATCCGCTCCCTTCTCCCACCGGAAATACATTACTGGAATTTGCTTCCGACTCTCTGGGATATATCATCCACAGCATGAATGTAAGAAGCGACAATATGTATGCAGAATGCCTGCTGAAACGCCTCGGACTTGAACAAACCGGAAAAGCGGCAACAGATAACGGAACCGATGTCATTCGTTCTTTCTGGCACAGAAATGGTATAGACACCTGCTCCCTCATCATGTATGACGGAAGCGGCTTATCCGCCGCCAACAAATTTTCGGCACGTTTCATTTGTGATGTACTAATGCAAACAGCCAGAGATGCCAGTATCTCCGGAATATTCGTTCCGTCATTGCCTCTCGCGGCAAAAGAAGGAACAGTCCGCACCCTGCTCTCCGGAACCAAACTGGCCGGGAAATTACGCCTTAAAAGCGGTTCTATGGCGCGCGTCCATTGTTATGCAGGTTATTACACCGATAAAAAGAATCAATATGCAATCGCCATACTGATAAATAACTTTAACGGTTCCCGGGCCGACTTGAAAAAAAATATTGAAAAGTTTCTTTTAAACCTGTTCCCGGACAAATAA
- a CDS encoding thioredoxin family protein: protein MEIKVLGTGCAGCKALYATVEQVVKELALEAVVTKEEDLMKIMEYNVMTLPALVVDGKVVAKGKLSAKEVKDVLTR from the coding sequence ATGGAGATTAAAGTATTAGGAACAGGTTGCGCCGGTTGTAAGGCTCTGTATGCAACAGTTGAGCAAGTAGTAAAAGAATTAGCTTTGGAAGCAGTAGTAACCAAAGAAGAAGATTTGATGAAGATTATGGAATACAATGTAATGACGCTTCCGGCTCTTGTTGTGGACGGTAAGGTTGTGGCAAAGGGCAAACTTTCTGCCAAAGAGGTAAAAGATGTATTAACCCGGTAA
- a CDS encoding arsenate reductase ArsC — protein sequence MKILILCTGNSCRSQMAHGFLQSFDKNIQVFSAGTHPARKVNPLAIEAMAEVGIDISRHIPTDVAAYLSDTWDYVITVCGSANETCPAFAGNVGKRLHIGFDDPSEAIGTTDFIRSEFERVRNEIRNEFTKFYLTEIKKQELPKCACNR from the coding sequence ATGAAAATTTTGATTTTATGTACAGGAAACAGTTGCCGCAGTCAAATGGCGCATGGCTTCCTGCAATCGTTTGACAAGAATATACAAGTGTTCTCGGCTGGTACGCATCCGGCAAGGAAAGTAAACCCTTTGGCTATTGAAGCAATGGCGGAAGTCGGTATTGACATAAGCAGGCATATTCCTACCGATGTGGCTGCTTATTTAAGTGATACATGGGATTATGTAATAACCGTATGCGGTAGTGCTAATGAAACGTGTCCGGCTTTTGCAGGTAATGTAGGGAAACGGTTGCATATTGGTTTTGACGACCCCTCGGAAGCAATAGGGACGACTGACTTTATCAGAAGCGAATTTGAAAGAGTGCGTAATGAAATCAGGAATGAATTTACCAAGTTCTACCTTACAGAGATAAAAAAACAAGAATTGCCTAAATGTGCTTGTAACCGCTAA
- a CDS encoding helix-turn-helix domain-containing protein: MDTDTITMPKVHHGRNVKRFRDIMGIKQEVLADALGVSQQAVSKLEQKEVIEDETLNKVAEVLQIPVKAIKNMPDEMAVNIFANTFQDAAAVNHYNCTFNPIDKIVELYERLLEAERKNK, from the coding sequence ATGGATACAGATACGATTACAATGCCGAAAGTACACCACGGCAGGAACGTAAAACGTTTCAGGGATATTATGGGAATTAAGCAGGAAGTACTTGCCGATGCACTGGGCGTGTCGCAGCAGGCAGTCTCGAAACTGGAACAAAAAGAAGTGATCGAAGATGAAACACTGAATAAAGTTGCGGAAGTGCTTCAAATCCCGGTTAAGGCTATAAAGAATATGCCAGACGAAATGGCTGTTAATATATTTGCCAATACTTTTCAGGATGCAGCAGCCGTAAACCATTATAACTGTACATTTAATCCGATCGATAAGATAGTGGAATTATACGAACGCTTATTGGAAGCCGAGCGCAAAAATAAATAA
- the rsmI gene encoding 16S rRNA (cytidine(1402)-2'-O)-methyltransferase, which translates to MAKLYVVPTPVGNLEDMTLRAIRVLKEADCVLAEDTRTSGILMKHFDIHTRMQSHHKFNEHDTVAGLVERLKAGETIALISDAGTPAISDPGFLLVRECRREGIPVECLPGATAFVPALVASGLPNEKFCFEGFLPQKKGRATRLARLAEETRTMILYESPFRLTKTLIQLAGAFGGDRDASVSREISKIHEETVRGTLDELVSHFSENEPRGEIVIVIAGAPEKEKQKKKYSQNNEVSEF; encoded by the coding sequence ATGGCAAAATTATATGTGGTACCCACACCGGTGGGAAATCTGGAAGACATGACCTTACGCGCCATACGCGTATTAAAGGAAGCCGACTGCGTATTAGCGGAAGATACCCGTACAAGCGGCATACTGATGAAGCATTTCGACATCCATACCCGCATGCAGTCTCACCATAAATTTAACGAACACGATACGGTAGCCGGCCTGGTAGAAAGACTGAAGGCCGGGGAGACTATAGCTCTTATTTCCGATGCCGGTACGCCTGCGATCTCCGACCCGGGCTTCCTGCTCGTACGCGAATGCCGGAGAGAGGGAATACCGGTCGAGTGCCTGCCAGGAGCAACGGCTTTCGTACCGGCTCTAGTAGCATCGGGACTACCGAACGAAAAATTTTGTTTCGAAGGTTTTCTTCCACAGAAAAAAGGCCGGGCTACCCGGCTTGCCCGACTGGCTGAAGAAACACGCACGATGATATTATACGAGTCTCCTTTCAGGCTAACGAAAACACTTATTCAACTGGCCGGAGCATTCGGGGGAGACAGGGATGCCTCGGTAAGCCGTGAAATATCGAAAATACATGAAGAGACGGTAAGAGGTACACTGGACGAACTCGTCTCTCATTTTTCCGAGAACGAACCAAGAGGCGAAATTGTTATAGTGATAGCGGGAGCTCCGGAAAAAGAAAAACAAAAGAAAAAGTATTCCCAAAATAATGAAGTTTCAGAATTCTAA
- a CDS encoding AI-2E family transporter — protein MSERRPYTLDRVVRIVLSAIVVIGILYLIKILKGALLPFMVAWLIAYMINPIVVFNQRRVLRTKGRALPILLTFVELLVFFSLIGILVVPSILTETAKMQDLLYNYVHTSEDIPFIPAAVHEFIRENIDFQELAGLLNHEQWMELIKTGISQTWSFISGSVGEIITIVSWLIVVLYTVFILLDYDKILNGFKSMIPQKYRPAVLGIADDVEQSMNRYFRGQALVASLVGVLFSIGFLIVGLPLAIVLGLFIGLLNMVPYLQIIGVIPTIILCMICSSDTGTNFWILFGACMLVFIVVQIIQDGFLVPRIMGRVTGLNPAIILLSLSVWGTLLGMIGMIIALPLTTLLLAYYQKYILKEDIPSEKKETDIIENK, from the coding sequence ATGAGTGAAAGAAGGCCTTATACCCTGGACCGGGTAGTACGGATCGTACTGTCCGCAATAGTAGTTATCGGTATATTATATCTGATAAAAATACTGAAAGGTGCATTGCTCCCTTTTATGGTAGCCTGGCTTATCGCTTATATGATAAATCCTATTGTGGTATTCAATCAGCGTCGTGTTTTGCGTACGAAGGGAAGGGCATTGCCTATATTACTGACTTTTGTGGAATTGCTTGTTTTCTTCTCCCTTATAGGGATACTCGTTGTCCCGTCTATACTGACCGAGACGGCAAAGATGCAGGACCTGCTGTACAATTATGTACATACGTCCGAAGATATACCGTTTATTCCGGCAGCCGTTCATGAGTTTATCCGGGAAAATATAGATTTTCAGGAGCTTGCCGGACTGCTGAACCATGAACAATGGATGGAGCTTATCAAAACCGGCATATCACAGACCTGGAGTTTTATATCCGGGTCGGTAGGGGAGATTATTACGATCGTAAGCTGGCTTATCGTTGTGCTTTATACCGTGTTTATCTTATTGGATTATGACAAAATCCTGAACGGGTTCAAGTCTATGATACCGCAGAAATACAGGCCTGCCGTATTGGGTATAGCCGACGATGTGGAACAGAGCATGAACCGTTATTTCCGGGGTCAGGCTTTGGTAGCGTCGCTCGTCGGAGTACTTTTCAGTATAGGTTTTCTTATCGTAGGTTTGCCGTTGGCGATTGTGCTGGGACTTTTTATCGGATTACTTAATATGGTTCCTTATTTGCAGATTATAGGGGTCATACCCACTATAATCCTTTGTATGATATGTTCTTCCGATACCGGAACGAACTTCTGGATCTTATTCGGAGCCTGTATGCTGGTCTTTATCGTGGTGCAGATCATACAGGATGGCTTTCTTGTGCCGCGTATCATGGGAAGGGTAACCGGATTGAATCCGGCTATTATTTTGCTGTCGCTGTCGGTGTGGGGAACTTTGCTGGGTATGATAGGAATGATTATAGCCCTTCCTCTGACAACTTTGTTGCTTGCCTATTATCAGAAATACATTTTAAAAGAAGATATTCCTTCTGAAAAAAAAGAAACAGATATCATTGAAAATAAATAA
- a CDS encoding ArsR/SmtB family transcription factor, whose protein sequence is MEEKKDYTATQEQLARFAKALGHPARIAIMHFLAKQKTCYFGDIHEELPIAKATVSQHLKELKDAGLIQGEVETPKVKYCINRENWQLARELFKEFFGQCICKSGECC, encoded by the coding sequence ATGGAAGAAAAGAAAGATTATACAGCTACGCAAGAACAGTTGGCAAGATTTGCCAAAGCACTGGGTCATCCTGCCCGAATTGCCATTATGCACTTTTTGGCAAAGCAGAAAACGTGTTACTTTGGAGATATTCACGAAGAACTTCCCATTGCCAAAGCAACCGTGTCCCAACACTTGAAAGAGTTGAAAGATGCAGGACTTATACAAGGAGAGGTAGAAACACCCAAAGTGAAATATTGTATCAACCGGGAAAATTGGCAACTGGCTCGTGAACTCTTTAAGGAGTTTTTCGGGCAATGTATCTGTAAATCGGGGGAGTGTTGTTGA
- a CDS encoding nitrophenyl compound nitroreductase subunit ArsF family protein, with protein sequence MKRFLFLTITCLFSIWGMAQTTTDTYVEVLYFHGKQRCVTCKAIEKYTKEVVHTDLAELVKNGKLRFKEVDISTPEGERLAEKYRVSWSSLYVNKWKNGKEERNDMTRFGFQNARNNTATFQKELKQKINQLLK encoded by the coding sequence ATGAAACGCTTTTTATTCCTTACCATTACTTGTTTGTTTTCTATTTGGGGAATGGCTCAGACTACAACAGACACTTATGTGGAAGTGCTCTATTTTCACGGTAAACAACGCTGCGTGACTTGCAAAGCCATTGAGAAGTATACGAAAGAAGTAGTCCATACGGATTTGGCGGAGTTGGTGAAAAATGGCAAACTTCGTTTCAAAGAAGTAGATATTTCAACTCCCGAAGGCGAAAGACTGGCAGAGAAATATCGCGTAAGCTGGTCGTCTCTCTATGTAAATAAATGGAAGAACGGCAAAGAAGAACGTAATGATATGACACGCTTCGGTTTCCAAAATGCCCGGAACAATACAGCCACATTCCAGAAAGAATTGAAACAGAAAATCAATCAGCTACTAAAATGA